Proteins encoded together in one Piliocolobus tephrosceles isolate RC106 chromosome 15, ASM277652v3, whole genome shotgun sequence window:
- the EMILIN1 gene encoding EMILIN-1: MAPSTLWSCYLCCLLTAAAGAASYPPRGYSLYTGSGGALSPGGPQAQSGPRPASRHRNWCAYVVTRTVSCVLEDGVETYVKYQPCAWGQPQCPQSIMYRRFLRPRYRVAYKTVTDMEWRCCQGYGGDDCAESPAPALGPASSTPRPLPRPARPNLSGSSAGSPLSGLGGEGPGESEKVQQLEEQVQSLTKELQSLRGVLQGLSGRLAEDVQRAVETAFNGRQQPADAAARPGVHETLNEIQHQLQLLDTRVSTHDQELGHLNNHHGGSSSSGGSRAPAPASAPPGPSEELLRQLEQRLQESCSVCLAGLDGFRRQQQEDRERLRALEKLLASVEEQQRHLPGLAVGRRPPQECCSPELGRRLAELERRLDVVAGSVTVLSGRRGTELGGAAGQGGHPPGYTSLASRLSRLEDRFNSTLGPSEEQEESWPGAPGGLGHWLPAARGRLEQLGALLANVSGELGGRLDLLEEQVAGAMQACGQLCSGAPGEQDSQVSEILSALERRVLDSEGQLRLVGSGLHTVEAAGEARQAVLEGLQGVVGRLQDRVDAQDETAAEFTLRLNLTAARLGQLEGLLQAHGDEGCGACGGVQEELGRLRDGVERCSCPLLPPRGPGAGPGVGGPSRGPLDGFSVFGGSSGSALQALQGELSEVILTFSSLNDSLNELQTTVEGQGADLADLGATKDRIISEINRLQQEATEHATESEERFRSLEEGQAQAGQCPSLEGRLGRLEGVCERLDTVAGGLQGLREGLSRHVAGLWAGLRETNTTSQTQAALLEKLVGGQAGLGRRLGALNSSLQLLEDRLHQLSLKDLTGPAGEAGPPGPPGLQGPPGPAGPPGSPGKDGQEGPIGPPGPQGEQGVEGAPAAPVPRVAFSAALSLPRSEPGTVPFDRVLLNDGGYYDPETGVFTAPLAGRYLLSAVLTGHRHEKVEAVLSRSNQGVARVDSGGYEPEGLENKPVAESQPSPGTLGVFSLILPLQAGDTVCVDLVMGQLAHSEEPLTIFSGALLYGDPELEHA, translated from the exons ATGGCCCCCAGCACCCTCTGGAGCTGCTACCTCTGCTGCCTGCTGACCGCAGCTGCGGGGGCCGCCAGCTACCCTCCTCGAGGTTACAGCCTCTACACGGGGTCCGGTGGGGCCCTCAGCCCCGGGGGGCCCCAGGCCCAGAGCGGCCCCCGGCCGGCCAGCCGCCACAG GAACTGGTGTGCCTATGTGGTGACCCGGACAGTGAGCTGTGTCCTTGAGGATGGAGTGGAGACGTATGTCAAGTACCAGCCCTGTGCCTGGGGCCAGCCCCAGTGTCCCCAAAGCATCAT gtACCGCCGCTTCCTCCGCCCTCGCTACCGTGTGGCCTACAAGACAGTGACCGACATGGAGTGGAGGTGCTGTCAGGGTTACGGGGGCGATGACTGTGCTGAGAGTCCTGCTCCAGCGCTGGGGCCTGCATCTTCCACACCACGGCCCCTGCCCCGGCCTGCCCGCCCCAACCTCTCTGGCTCCAGTGCAGGCAGCCCCCTCAGTGGACTGGGGGGAGAAG GTCCTGGGGAGTCAGAGAAGGTGCAGCAGCTGGAGGAACAGGTGCAGAGCCTGACCAAGGAGCTGCAAAGTCTGCGGGGCGTCCTGCAAGGACTGAGTGGGCGCCTGGCAGAGGATGTGCAGAGGGCTGTGGAGACAGCCTTCAACGGGAGGCAGCAGCCAGCTGACGCGGCTGCCCGCCCTGGAGTGCATGAAACCCTCAATGAGATCCAGCACCAGCTGCAGCTCCTGGACACCCGCGTCTCCACCCACGACCAGGAGCTGGGCCACCTCAACAACCATCATGGCGGCAGTAGCAGCAGTGGGGGCAGcagggccccagccccagcctcagcccctccGGGCCCCAGTGAGGAGCTGCTGCGGCAGCTGGAGCAGCGGTTACAGGAGTCCTGCTCTGTGTGCCTGGCCGGGCTGGATGGCTTCCGCCGGCAGCAGCAGGAGGACAGGGAGCGGCTGCGAGCCCTGGAGAAGCTGCTGGCCTCCGTGGAGGAGCAGCAACGGCACCTCCCCGGGCTGGCCGTGGGACGCAGGCCCCCTCAGGAATGCTGCTCTCCAGAGCTGGGCCGGCGACTGGCAGAGCTGGAGcgcaggctggatgtggtggccggCTCAGTGACAGTGCTGAGTGGGCGGCGAGGCACAGAGCTGGGAGGAGCTGCGGGGCAGGGGGGCCACCCTCCAGGCTACACCAGCTTGGCCTCCCGCCTGTCTCGCCTGGAGGACCGCTTCAACTCCACCCTGGGCCCCtcggaggagcaggaggagagctGGCCTGGGGCTCCTGGGGGGCTGGGCCACTGGCTGCCTGCTGCTCGGGGCCGACTAGAGCAGCTGGGGGCGCTGCTGGCCAATGTGAGCGGGGAGCTGGGGGGGCGGCTGGATCTGTTGGAGGAGCAGGTGGCAGGGGCCATGCAGGCATGCGGGCAGCTCTGCTCTGGGGCCCCTGGGGAGCAGGACTCTCAGGTCAGCGAGATCCTCAGTGCCTTGGAACGCAGGGTGCTGGACAGTGAGGGACAGCTGCGGCTGGTGGGCTCAGGCCTGCACACGGTGGAAGCAGCGGGGGAGGCCCGGCAGGCCGTGCTGGAGGGACTACAAGGGGTTGTGGGCCGGCTCCAGGATCGTGTAGATGCCCAGGATGAGACAGCTGCAGAGTTCACGCTACGGTTGAATCTCACTGCAGCCCGGCTAGGCCAACTGGAGGGGCTGCTGCAGGCCCATGGGGATGAGGGATGTGGGGCCTGTGGTGGAGTTCAAGAGGAACTAGGCCGCCTTCGGGATGGTGTGGAGCGCTGCTCCTGCCCCCTGTTGCCTCCTCGGGGTCCTGGGGCTGGTCCAGGTGTTGGGGGACCAAGCCGTGGGCCCCTGGACGGCTTCAGCGTGTTTGGGGGCAGCTCAGGCTCAGCCCTGCAGGCCCTGCAAGGAGAGCTCTCCGAGGTTATTCTCACCTTCAGCTCCCTCAATGACTCACTGAATGAGCTCCAGACCACTGTGGAGGGCCAGGGCGCTGATCTGGCTGACCTGGGGGCCACCAAGGACCGCATTATTTCTGAGATTAATaggctgcagcaggaggccaCAGAGCATGCTACGGAGAGTGAGGAGCGCTTCCGAAGCCTGGAGGAGGGACAGGCACAGGCCGGCCAGTGCCCCAGCCTAGAGGGGCGATTGGGCCGTCTTGAGGGTGTCTGTGAACGGTTGGACACTGTGGCTGGGGGACTGCAGGGCCTGCGCGAGGGCCTTTCCAGACACGTGGCTGGGCTCTGGGCCGGGCTACGGGAAACCAACACCACCAGCCAGACGCAGGCAGCCCTGTTGGAGAAGCTGGTGGGGGGACAGGCGGGTCTGGGCAGGCGGCTCGGTGCCCTTAACAGCTCCCTGCAGCTCCTGGAGGACCGTCTGCACCAGCTTAGCCTGAAGGACCTCACTG GGCCTGCAGGAGAGGCTGGGCCCCCAGGGCCTCCTGGGCTGCAGGGGCCCCCAGGCCCTGCTGGACCTCCAGGATCGCCAGGCAAGGACGGGCAAGAGGGGCCCATCGGGCCACCAG GTCCTCAAGGTGAACAGG GAGTGGAGGGCGCACCAGCAGCTCCTGTGCCCCGAGTGGCATTTTCAGCTGCCCTGAGTTTGCCCCGGTCTGAACCAGGCACGGTCCCCTTCGACAGAGTCCTGCTCAATGATGGAGGCTATTATGATCCAGAGACAG GAGTCTTCACAGCGCCACTGGCCGGACGCTACTTGCTGAGCGCTGTGCTGACTGGGCACCGGCACGAGAAAGTGGAGGCCGTGCTATCCCGCTCCAACCAGGGCGTGGCCCGCGTAGACTCCGGGGGCTACGAGCCCGAGGGCCTGGAGAATAAGCCGGTGGCCGAGAGCCAGCCCAGCCCGGGCACCCTGGGCGTCTTCAGCCTCATCCTGCCGCTGCAGGCCGGGGACACGGTCTGCGTCGACTTGGTCATGGGGCAGCTGGCGCACTCGGAGGAGCCGCTCACCATCTTCAGCGGGGCCCTGCTCTATGGGGACCCAGAGCTTGAACACGCGTAG
- the OST4 gene encoding dolichyl-diphosphooligosaccharide--protein glycosyltransferase subunit 4 — MVGLERPSRLRPPPEAAGSGLCWRYEVPVQVSYLGLVRWRRRSRAGLVRMITDVQLAIFANMLGVSLFLLVVLYHYVAVNNPKKQE, encoded by the exons ATGGTGGGGCTAGAGAGGCCGTCCCGACTGCGCCCCCCGCCGGAAGCGGCTGGTTCGGGCCTGTGCTGGCGCTACGAAGTTCCGGTCCAGGTCTCCTACCTCGGGCTTGTTCGCTGGCGGCGTCGGAGCCGAGCCGGACTGGTCAG GATGATCACGGACGTGCAGCTCGCCATCTTCGCCAACATGTTGGGCGTGTCGCTCTTCTTGCTTGTTGTTCTCTATCACTACGTGGCCGTCAACAATCCCAAGAAGCAGGAATGA